The Ornithinimicrobium faecis genome includes a window with the following:
- a CDS encoding aminoglycoside phosphotransferase family protein, whose translation MTPSPAAEVDITLEVVRRLLADQHPDLADRPLSPLGEGWDNAMFRLGQHFLVRLPRRAVAADLVAHEHRWLPEIATLVDLPVPVPVRHGQPTAYFPWSWSITRWIEGRPAVDSPVGGRGRWAGRLAQFLAGLHQPAPSDAPISPFRGVPLAVRDEVTRERLARAGHPRTGELLQVWEQALRAPVYAEVPVWVHGDPHPLNMVVRRGNLAAVIDFGDLTAGDPASDLATAWQTFTWEGRAQFVVRYSQLAGPDEALWQRARGWAVLYSANSLALSDDSPEFTAIAEHTIAQVLDAPDARVGRRA comes from the coding sequence GTGACTCCCAGCCCTGCCGCCGAGGTCGACATCACCCTTGAGGTGGTGCGCCGTCTCCTGGCCGACCAGCACCCGGACCTCGCCGACCGGCCGCTTAGCCCGCTCGGGGAGGGCTGGGACAACGCGATGTTCCGGCTGGGTCAGCACTTTCTGGTGCGGCTGCCGCGCCGTGCCGTCGCCGCCGACCTGGTGGCGCACGAGCACCGGTGGCTCCCCGAGATCGCCACCCTGGTCGACCTCCCCGTGCCGGTGCCGGTCCGCCACGGCCAGCCCACGGCATACTTCCCCTGGTCCTGGTCGATCACCCGGTGGATCGAGGGACGCCCGGCGGTCGACAGCCCGGTCGGCGGCCGGGGCCGCTGGGCCGGTCGCCTGGCCCAGTTCCTGGCCGGGTTGCACCAGCCCGCCCCCTCGGACGCGCCCATCAGCCCCTTCCGTGGCGTGCCGCTGGCCGTGCGCGACGAGGTGACCCGCGAGCGCCTCGCCCGAGCGGGCCACCCGCGCACCGGTGAGCTCCTGCAGGTCTGGGAGCAGGCCCTGCGGGCCCCGGTGTATGCCGAGGTGCCGGTCTGGGTGCACGGTGACCCGCACCCGCTCAACATGGTGGTGCGCCGCGGCAACCTGGCCGCCGTGATCGACTTCGGGGATCTGACGGCCGGTGACCCAGCCTCTGACCTGGCGACCGCCTGGCAGACCTTCACCTGGGAGGGGCGGGCGCAGTTTGTGGTGCGCTATTCGCAGCTGGCCGGCCCCGACGAGGCCCTGTGGCAGCGGGCGCGCGGGTGGGCGGTGCTGTATTCGGCCAACTCCCTGGCGCTGTCGGACGACAGCCCGGAGTTCACCGCGATCGCCGAGCACACCATCGCCCAGGTGCTCGACGCGCCGGACGCACGCGTCGGCCGACGCGCCTGA
- a CDS encoding ABC transporter ATP-binding protein, translating into MTEGIKSDEEKAAEARRGPQRSGGGPGHGVGVPVEKPANFGQSAKRLLGLLRPDRAAVILVVTLTAVAVVLNAIGPYILARATDIIFGGFFGRNIPAGVTQEQAAEGLRAEGNDTLADMVAAMDYLVPGQGVDFGALGQVLLLVMGIYLVASLVSWVQARLLVLVVNRTIFNLRRDVEDKLNRLPLPYFDRQPRGEVLSRVTNDIDNVAQSLQQTLSQLLNSLLTVVAMVVMMFVISPTLALVALVTIPVSVVITAVIGKRAQKQFKRQWKHTGEVNAIVEETFTGHELIKVFGRQAESRRTFDKANNDLYEAGFGAQFISGIIMPTMMFVGNLNYVVIAVLGGLRVASGTMSLGEVQAFIQYSRQFTQPLTQVASMANLMQSGVASAERVFEVLDADEQELESTSPVTLDDPHGQVAFEDVDFSYDPERPLIHDLDLRVEPGQTVAIVGPTGAGKTTLVNLLMRFYELDGGRITLDGEDITDLTRKGLRSRIGMVLQDTWLFQGTIRDNIAYGRPDATEEEIVQAAEATYVDRFVRTLPEGYDTELNSEASNVSAGEKQLITIARAFLANPALLILDEATSSVDTRTELLLQHAMNALRSDRTSFVIAHRLSTIRDADLILVMENGAIVEQGTHEVLLEAGGAYARLYQSQFAGSVVDVDEELTAGHQS; encoded by the coding sequence ATGACAGAAGGCATCAAGAGCGACGAGGAGAAGGCTGCCGAGGCACGCCGAGGGCCGCAACGCTCGGGTGGCGGCCCCGGCCACGGGGTGGGGGTCCCGGTGGAGAAGCCCGCCAACTTTGGGCAGAGTGCCAAGCGTCTGCTCGGACTGCTGCGCCCCGACCGTGCCGCGGTCATCCTGGTGGTCACTCTCACCGCCGTGGCCGTGGTCCTCAACGCGATCGGCCCCTATATCCTGGCCCGCGCCACGGACATCATCTTCGGCGGATTCTTTGGCCGGAACATCCCCGCCGGGGTCACCCAGGAGCAGGCCGCCGAGGGCCTGCGGGCCGAGGGCAACGACACCCTCGCCGACATGGTCGCGGCGATGGACTATCTCGTGCCGGGGCAGGGCGTTGACTTCGGCGCGCTCGGCCAGGTCCTGCTGCTGGTGATGGGCATCTATCTGGTGGCCTCCCTGGTCTCCTGGGTCCAGGCGCGCCTGCTGGTGCTCGTCGTCAACCGGACGATCTTCAACCTGCGCCGCGACGTCGAGGACAAGCTCAACCGGCTGCCGCTGCCCTACTTCGACCGCCAGCCCCGCGGCGAGGTGCTCAGCCGCGTCACCAACGACATCGACAACGTCGCCCAGAGCCTGCAGCAGACACTCAGCCAGCTGCTCAACTCCCTGCTGACCGTGGTGGCGATGGTCGTGATGATGTTCGTCATCTCGCCGACCCTGGCCCTGGTTGCGCTGGTCACCATCCCGGTCTCGGTGGTCATCACCGCCGTCATCGGCAAGCGGGCCCAGAAGCAGTTCAAGCGGCAGTGGAAGCACACCGGCGAGGTCAACGCCATCGTGGAGGAGACCTTCACCGGCCACGAACTGATCAAGGTGTTCGGCCGCCAGGCCGAGAGCCGTCGCACCTTCGACAAGGCCAACAACGACCTCTACGAGGCCGGCTTCGGCGCCCAGTTCATCTCCGGCATCATCATGCCGACGATGATGTTCGTCGGAAACCTCAACTACGTCGTCATCGCGGTCCTGGGCGGTCTGCGGGTCGCCTCGGGCACGATGAGCCTGGGTGAGGTGCAGGCGTTCATCCAGTATTCGCGCCAGTTCACCCAGCCGCTGACCCAGGTCGCCTCCATGGCCAACCTCATGCAGTCGGGTGTTGCCTCCGCCGAGCGGGTCTTTGAGGTGCTCGATGCCGACGAGCAGGAGCTCGAGTCCACCAGCCCGGTGACCCTGGACGACCCGCACGGGCAGGTGGCCTTCGAGGACGTCGACTTCTCCTACGACCCCGAGCGCCCGCTGATCCACGACCTGGACCTGCGGGTGGAGCCCGGACAGACGGTCGCGATCGTCGGCCCGACCGGCGCCGGCAAGACCACGCTGGTCAACCTGCTGATGCGCTTCTATGAGCTGGACGGCGGGCGCATCACGCTGGACGGCGAGGACATCACCGACCTGACCCGCAAGGGGCTACGCTCGCGCATCGGCATGGTGCTCCAGGACACCTGGCTGTTCCAGGGCACGATCCGCGACAACATCGCCTACGGTCGCCCGGACGCGACCGAGGAGGAGATCGTGCAGGCGGCTGAGGCGACCTATGTCGACCGGTTCGTGCGCACCCTGCCCGAGGGCTATGACACCGAGCTCAACTCCGAGGCCAGCAACGTCAGCGCCGGTGAGAAGCAGCTGATCACCATCGCCCGCGCCTTCCTGGCCAACCCCGCCCTGCTGATCCTCGATGAGGCGACCAGCTCGGTCGACACCCGCACCGAGCTGCTGCTGCAGCACGCCATGAACGCCCTGCGCAGCGACCGCACCAGCTTTGTCATCGCCCACCGCCTGTCCACGATCCGCGACGCCGACCTCATCCTGGTGATGGAGAACGGCGCCATCGTCGAGCAGGGCACCCACGAGGTGCTGTTGGAGGCCGGCGGCGCCTACGCCCGGCTCTACCAGTCCCAGTTCGCCGGGTCGGTCGTGGACGTCGACGAGGAATTGACGGCCGGACACCAGTCCTGA
- a CDS encoding ABC transporter ATP-binding protein gives MLIRLLRNHLGPYRWLVVVLLVLQLASTIASLYLPSLNGRIIDEGVAVGQTGPILRLGAIMLGVSLLQVTVTIVATYLASRTSASVGRDVRGSIFDRVAVFSAQEVNRFGAPTLISRSTNDITQVQMVTFMGLTLMVGVPIMMVGGVIMALREDVGLSWLVAVAVPLLALIVGLIIRRMVPQFTLMQKSIDWVNRVLREQITGIRVVRAFVREEHERSRFAEANTQYTGTAIAVGKLMALVFPLVMLVFNASSIAVLWFGAFRVDDGHMEIGALTAFMQYLIFVLMSVMMATFMSTMIPRAEVSAGRIIEVLDTDSSVLEPAPAVTIPGGPVAIEFRDVEFTYPGAEVPVLEGVSFIAHPGQTTAIIGSTGAGKTTLVNLIPRLYDVTGGTVLMGGVDVREAELAAVWSRVGLVPQKPYLFTGSVADNLRYGDADATDEQLWDALRIAQGTDFVHDMPEGLDSAIAQGGGNVSGGQRQRLAIARAVVRRPDIYLFDDSFSALDLMTDRRLRAALEPETADATVIVVAQRVSTIIGADQIVVLEDGKVVGVGSHEDLLIDCTTYQEIVQSQAVAEVA, from the coding sequence ATGCTGATCCGCCTCCTCCGGAACCACCTGGGCCCCTATCGCTGGCTCGTCGTCGTGTTGCTCGTGCTGCAACTCGCGAGCACCATCGCCTCCCTCTATCTGCCCAGCCTCAATGGCCGGATCATCGACGAGGGGGTGGCAGTCGGGCAGACCGGGCCCATCCTGCGCCTCGGCGCGATCATGCTCGGCGTCTCCCTGCTCCAGGTCACCGTGACCATCGTGGCGACCTACCTGGCCTCGCGAACCTCGGCCTCGGTCGGCCGTGACGTCCGGGGGTCCATCTTCGACCGGGTCGCGGTCTTCAGCGCCCAGGAGGTCAACCGATTCGGGGCGCCCACCCTGATCTCCCGCTCGACCAACGACATCACCCAGGTGCAGATGGTCACCTTCATGGGACTCACCCTGATGGTCGGGGTGCCGATCATGATGGTCGGCGGCGTCATCATGGCGCTGCGCGAGGACGTCGGCCTCTCCTGGCTGGTGGCCGTGGCCGTGCCCCTGCTGGCCCTGATCGTGGGACTGATCATCCGCCGGATGGTCCCGCAGTTCACGCTGATGCAGAAGTCCATCGACTGGGTCAACCGGGTGCTGCGCGAGCAGATCACCGGCATCCGGGTGGTCCGTGCCTTCGTCCGCGAGGAGCACGAGCGGTCCCGCTTCGCCGAAGCCAACACGCAATACACCGGCACCGCGATCGCCGTCGGCAAGCTCATGGCGCTCGTCTTCCCGCTGGTCATGCTCGTCTTCAACGCCTCCTCCATCGCGGTGCTGTGGTTCGGCGCCTTCCGGGTGGACGACGGACACATGGAGATCGGCGCCTTGACCGCGTTCATGCAGTATCTGATCTTCGTGCTGATGTCGGTCATGATGGCGACCTTCATGTCGACCATGATCCCGCGCGCCGAGGTGTCCGCCGGACGCATCATCGAGGTGCTCGACACCGACTCGAGCGTCCTGGAGCCGGCCCCCGCGGTGACCATCCCGGGCGGCCCGGTCGCCATCGAGTTCCGCGACGTCGAGTTCACCTATCCCGGCGCCGAGGTGCCGGTCCTGGAGGGCGTCAGCTTCATCGCCCACCCCGGCCAGACCACCGCCATCATCGGCTCCACCGGCGCCGGCAAGACCACCCTGGTCAACCTCATCCCGCGGCTCTATGACGTCACGGGCGGCACCGTCCTGATGGGCGGCGTGGACGTGCGCGAGGCCGAGCTGGCCGCGGTGTGGAGCCGGGTCGGCCTGGTCCCGCAGAAGCCCTATCTGTTCACCGGGTCGGTGGCCGACAACCTGCGTTATGGCGACGCGGACGCCACGGACGAGCAACTCTGGGACGCGTTGCGCATCGCACAGGGCACCGACTTTGTGCACGACATGCCGGAGGGGCTCGACTCTGCGATCGCCCAGGGCGGGGGCAACGTCTCGGGTGGCCAGCGCCAACGGCTCGCGATCGCGCGAGCCGTGGTCCGCAGACCCGACATCTATCTGTTCGACGACTCCTTCTCCGCCCTGGACCTGATGACCGACCGCAGGTTGCGCGCCGCGCTCGAGCCGGAGACGGCTGACGCGACCGTGATCGTGGTCGCCCAGCGCGTCTCCACGATCATCGGTGCCGACCAGATCGTGGTCCTCGAGGACGGCAAGGTGGTCGGGGTCGGGAGCCACGAGGACCTGCTGATCGACTGCACGACCTATCAGGAGATCGTGCAGTCCCAGGCCGTGGCGGAGGTGGCCTGA
- a CDS encoding cell wall-binding repeat-containing protein, whose protein sequence is MMHNRPRLRAGLALGSAAPLLLLTLATPGAQAAEDSRQAHHAEQKAASTPGPSAIGTSSASDLAAALASASANVQGANFASQPDPVSAGVGDSALTGFPTNGDTFAILSTGEVTAVDQPGTFASTGLGGAPVRGNTDRDVTILTVDLAVPAEANCLTFDFRFLSEEFPRYVNTAYNDAFIAELDNSTWTTAGSTITAPDNFAFDADGQVVSINSTGLGGMTPEVGAGTAFDGGIDGGNNTDGAATTLLSASTAVTPGEHTVYFSLFDQGDTALDSAVFLDNLVVGYTPDPETDCAPGAVIVTHDLDLSPDSGAGEVGTDHTVTALLTDDVGDPVGDTTIEFAVTGAHSTTGTATTDAAGNATFAYSGTTAGSDTISGCARPEAGEPCTATDTVSFTWGVDGQVVERIHGPDRYGTAAAISATWAPGPEVAYVASGVNYPDAMPAGALGGLNDAPVLLTRPDGLPAVTQGELERLQPERIVVLGGNQAVSDDVVTHLADYAQADTDDEVSRIAGSDRYDTAAEAALTYPSGVLVAYVATGGDFPDALAAASRAGALDSPVLLTRTDHLPAATAAALEHLDAVEIVVLGGTEAVDDTVLAALEDHTDGAVSRVAGSDRYGTAAAISQDYAPGVNAVFVATGEVYADSMTGAPISVAIGGPIVLTQPDNLPATTITELERLDPERIIVLGGTVAVSTEVESALAAYFG, encoded by the coding sequence ATGATGCACAACCGACCCCGGCTCCGCGCCGGGCTAGCCCTCGGCAGCGCGGCGCCGCTGTTGCTGCTGACCCTCGCCACACCAGGCGCCCAGGCCGCGGAGGACTCGCGGCAGGCGCACCACGCCGAGCAGAAGGCTGCGTCCACGCCGGGACCCTCCGCCATCGGGACCAGCAGTGCCAGCGACCTTGCTGCCGCCCTCGCCTCCGCATCGGCGAATGTCCAGGGCGCAAACTTTGCGAGCCAACCGGACCCGGTGTCCGCTGGGGTGGGCGACAGCGCACTGACCGGCTTCCCCACCAACGGCGACACCTTCGCCATCCTCAGCACCGGCGAGGTGACCGCCGTCGACCAGCCGGGCACGTTCGCCAGCACCGGGCTCGGCGGCGCGCCCGTCCGCGGCAACACCGACCGCGACGTCACCATCCTGACGGTTGACCTGGCCGTCCCGGCCGAGGCCAACTGCCTGACCTTCGACTTCCGGTTCCTGTCCGAGGAGTTCCCGCGCTACGTCAACACGGCCTACAACGACGCCTTCATCGCCGAGCTGGACAACTCGACGTGGACCACAGCGGGCTCGACCATCACCGCGCCGGACAACTTCGCCTTCGACGCCGACGGTCAGGTCGTCAGCATCAACTCCACCGGTCTCGGCGGCATGACGCCGGAGGTCGGTGCGGGAACAGCCTTCGACGGCGGGATCGACGGCGGCAACAACACCGACGGCGCGGCGACCACGCTGCTGTCCGCCTCCACGGCCGTGACCCCGGGTGAGCACACCGTCTACTTCTCCCTGTTCGACCAGGGCGACACAGCCCTCGACTCAGCCGTCTTCCTGGACAACCTGGTCGTCGGCTACACGCCCGACCCGGAGACCGACTGCGCCCCCGGCGCCGTCATCGTCACCCACGACCTGGACCTCTCCCCTGACTCGGGGGCCGGTGAGGTCGGCACCGACCACACGGTGACCGCGCTGCTGACAGACGACGTCGGGGACCCGGTGGGTGACACGACGATCGAGTTCGCCGTCACCGGTGCCCACAGCACGACGGGCACCGCCACCACGGACGCCGCCGGCAACGCGACCTTCGCCTACTCCGGCACCACGGCGGGGAGCGACACGATCAGCGGCTGTGCCCGCCCGGAGGCCGGAGAGCCGTGCACCGCCACCGACACGGTGTCCTTCACGTGGGGTGTCGACGGCCAGGTCGTGGAGCGCATCCATGGCCCGGACCGCTATGGCACGGCCGCGGCCATCTCCGCCACGTGGGCCCCCGGCCCCGAGGTCGCCTATGTGGCCAGCGGCGTCAACTATCCCGACGCGATGCCAGCCGGTGCCCTCGGCGGCCTGAACGATGCACCGGTGCTGCTCACCCGGCCCGACGGCCTTCCGGCGGTCACCCAGGGTGAGCTGGAGCGTCTGCAACCCGAGCGCATCGTCGTCCTGGGCGGCAACCAGGCGGTCTCCGACGACGTGGTCACCCACCTCGCGGACTACGCCCAGGCCGACACGGACGACGAGGTGAGCAGGATCGCCGGCTCGGACCGCTACGACACCGCGGCCGAGGCGGCCCTGACCTATCCCAGCGGTGTGCTGGTCGCCTATGTCGCGACCGGTGGCGACTTCCCCGACGCCCTGGCAGCAGCCTCCCGGGCCGGTGCCCTGGACAGCCCGGTCCTGCTCACCCGGACCGACCACCTGCCGGCAGCGACCGCCGCGGCCCTGGAGCACCTGGACGCGGTGGAGATCGTCGTGCTCGGTGGCACCGAGGCGGTGGATGACACGGTGCTGGCCGCGCTCGAGGACCACACCGACGGCGCGGTCAGCCGGGTCGCCGGATCCGACCGTTACGGCACCGCCGCAGCGATCTCGCAGGACTACGCCCCCGGTGTCAACGCCGTCTTCGTGGCCACCGGTGAGGTCTATGCCGACTCGATGACGGGCGCACCCATCTCCGTGGCGATTGGCGGGCCGATCGTGCTCACCCAGCCGGACAACCTGCCCGCCACCACGATCACCGAGCTCGAGCGTCTCGACCCCGAGCGCATCATCGTCCTCGGTGGCACGGTGGCGGTCAGCACCGAGGTCGAGTCAGCCCTCGCCGCCTACTTCGGTTAG
- a CDS encoding DUF7059 domain-containing protein, whose protein sequence is MSTPSRYPAPLGTVDELAALRADLTDAGFTTDHLAELLGPVASAALHRDQPLTARRVLLESQDPAGALVRLLVLGEAVSAQEVSAALPRTGVEGAIQLGLAVPADLEPGEEGVPPLQGTCDLRPYGDDRHDWWVASDLSEVALGTPLPTDHVLGVGGASTTLASWTPRPQVARALDLGTGCGVQALHAAGHAERVVATDLSARALEFAAFTAGLNEVALDLRAGSLLDPVAGETFDLVVSNPPFVITPRHEGVPLFEYRDGGAAGDTIVANLVRDLVGVLAPGGIAQLLGNWELREGEAWTDRVGGWLESTGLDAWVIQRESQDVAEYAETWVRDGGHRPGTPEFDDLYAAWLDDFSARGIERVGFGIITLQRPLSDRAPFRDLEEVVGPVAQPAGPAVLAGLRARTWLAEHSDADLLAVAWSVAPDVTEERVGRPGEPDPMVIQLRQGGGLSRTVRLDTVAAGLVGASDGDLTAEQILGGISVLTDAPVEELRASVLATLRDLVADGLLQ, encoded by the coding sequence GTGAGCACGCCCAGCCGCTATCCCGCGCCCCTCGGCACCGTCGACGAGCTGGCCGCTCTGCGGGCTGACCTCACCGACGCGGGCTTCACCACGGACCACCTGGCTGAGCTGCTCGGCCCGGTCGCGTCCGCCGCCCTGCACCGGGACCAGCCGCTCACCGCCCGCCGGGTGCTTCTCGAGAGCCAGGACCCGGCCGGGGCCCTGGTCCGCCTGCTGGTCCTGGGGGAGGCGGTGTCCGCGCAGGAGGTGTCGGCCGCGCTGCCGCGCACCGGGGTCGAGGGTGCCATCCAGCTGGGTCTGGCCGTCCCCGCGGACCTCGAGCCCGGTGAGGAGGGCGTGCCGCCGTTGCAGGGCACCTGCGACCTGCGGCCCTACGGCGACGACCGGCACGACTGGTGGGTCGCCTCCGACCTGTCCGAGGTGGCTCTCGGCACGCCGCTGCCGACCGATCACGTGCTCGGCGTCGGGGGCGCGTCCACCACGCTCGCCTCGTGGACCCCGCGTCCCCAGGTGGCCCGCGCCCTCGATCTGGGCACCGGTTGCGGTGTGCAGGCCCTGCACGCCGCCGGCCACGCGGAGCGCGTCGTCGCGACCGATCTCTCGGCCCGGGCGCTGGAGTTCGCCGCGTTCACCGCGGGACTCAACGAGGTGGCCCTCGACCTGCGGGCGGGTTCGCTGCTCGACCCGGTCGCGGGGGAGACATTCGACCTGGTGGTCTCCAACCCGCCGTTCGTCATCACACCGCGCCACGAGGGGGTTCCCCTCTTCGAATACCGCGACGGAGGCGCCGCGGGTGACACCATCGTGGCCAACCTGGTGCGTGATCTCGTGGGGGTCCTGGCCCCCGGCGGCATCGCCCAGCTCCTCGGCAACTGGGAGCTGCGCGAGGGCGAGGCGTGGACCGACCGCGTCGGCGGCTGGCTGGAGAGCACCGGGCTCGATGCCTGGGTCATCCAGCGCGAGTCCCAGGACGTGGCTGAGTATGCCGAGACCTGGGTCCGCGACGGAGGTCACCGGCCGGGCACGCCGGAGTTTGACGACCTGTATGCCGCGTGGCTGGACGACTTCTCCGCCCGCGGGATCGAGCGGGTCGGCTTCGGCATCATCACCCTGCAGCGCCCACTCTCGGACCGCGCCCCGTTCCGCGACCTGGAGGAGGTCGTCGGGCCGGTGGCCCAGCCTGCCGGACCCGCGGTGCTGGCCGGCCTGCGTGCGCGGACGTGGCTGGCTGAGCACAGCGACGCCGACCTGCTCGCAGTGGCGTGGTCGGTCGCCCCCGACGTGACCGAGGAGCGGGTCGGGCGCCCCGGCGAGCCCGACCCGATGGTGATCCAGCTGCGTCAGGGCGGCGGGCTGTCCCGCACGGTCCGCCTCGACACGGTCGCCGCCGGGCTGGTGGGCGCCAGCGACGGGGACCTGACCGCGGAGCAGATCCTGGGCGGCATCTCCGTGCTCACCGACGCGCCGGTCGAGGAGCTGCGGGCCAGCGTGCTGGCCACTCTGCGCGACCTGGTCGCCGACGGACTGCTGCAGTGA
- a CDS encoding sodium-translocating pyrophosphatase, whose product MRDIDLSGGEISIVIVVALIALAALVMGFKFRQEVLATDPGTPSMQEIGKAVQEGAQAYLQRQFKTLGIFVVIAFLLLFALPADDTAVRIGRSVFFILGAGFSAGIGYLGMNLATAANMRVAEAARNLDRDKGMQIAFRTGGTVGMATVGLGLLGAALVVLFYQGNAPQVLEGFGFGAALLAMFMRVGGGIFTKAADVGADLVGKVEAGIPEDDPRNAATIADNVGDNVGDCAGMAADLFESYAVTLVAALILGSAALGSEGLTFPLIIPAIGALTAIAGVYLTKGRAGESALVTINRGFYISALVAAGVCAIAAFVFLPGEVDGLDLDPSVRVAAAVIIGIVLAAFILWLTGYFTGTESKPTKNVAKTSLTGPATVVLSGIGVGFESAVYTAATIAGAVFVLFTLGGGSLIFALFLVAMAGCGLLTTVGMIVAMDTFGPVSDNAQGIAEMSGDVDGEGAQILTELDAVGNTTKAVTKGIAIATAVLAATALFGSYFNAITNAVDSVEDINDMMNSLIVFDPRALVGIILGGSVVFMFSGLAIDAVTRAAGAIVFEVRRQFREKPGIMNFTEKPDYARVVDICTRDSLRELATPGLLAILAPIAVGFGLGVSALAGYLAGAIGTGVLMAVFLANSGGAWDNAKKIVEDGHHGGKGSPAHEATVIGDTVGDPFKDTAGPAINPLIKVMNLVALLIAPAVVGLTYGDSANDIVRWLIALAALAAIVGSIWFSKRRPTAIGEETPEQAQQLG is encoded by the coding sequence ATGAGAGATATCGACCTTTCCGGCGGTGAGATCTCGATCGTCATCGTCGTTGCACTGATCGCGCTGGCCGCGCTCGTGATGGGCTTCAAGTTCCGCCAGGAGGTGCTGGCCACCGATCCGGGCACCCCGAGCATGCAAGAGATCGGCAAGGCCGTGCAGGAGGGGGCGCAGGCCTATCTCCAGCGGCAGTTCAAGACGCTCGGCATCTTCGTCGTCATCGCCTTCCTGCTGCTCTTTGCCCTGCCCGCCGACGACACGGCCGTGCGCATCGGCCGCTCGGTCTTCTTCATCCTCGGCGCCGGCTTCTCCGCCGGCATCGGCTATCTCGGCATGAACCTGGCGACCGCGGCCAACATGCGCGTCGCCGAGGCGGCCCGCAACCTGGACCGCGACAAGGGCATGCAGATCGCCTTCCGCACCGGTGGCACCGTCGGCATGGCGACCGTGGGCCTGGGCCTGCTGGGCGCCGCGCTGGTCGTGCTCTTCTATCAGGGCAACGCCCCGCAGGTGCTCGAGGGCTTCGGCTTCGGCGCCGCGCTGCTGGCGATGTTCATGCGCGTCGGCGGTGGCATCTTCACCAAGGCCGCCGACGTCGGCGCCGACCTGGTCGGCAAGGTCGAGGCCGGCATCCCCGAGGACGACCCGCGCAACGCCGCCACCATCGCCGACAATGTCGGCGACAACGTGGGTGACTGTGCGGGCATGGCAGCCGACCTGTTCGAGTCGTATGCCGTCACCCTGGTCGCGGCGCTCATCCTCGGCTCCGCGGCGCTCGGCTCAGAGGGTCTCACCTTCCCGCTGATCATCCCGGCCATCGGTGCGCTGACCGCGATCGCGGGCGTCTATCTCACCAAGGGCCGCGCCGGAGAGAGCGCCCTGGTCACCATCAACCGCGGCTTCTACATCTCTGCGCTCGTCGCCGCCGGTGTCTGTGCGATCGCCGCGTTCGTCTTCCTGCCCGGTGAGGTCGACGGCCTGGACCTCGACCCGAGCGTGCGGGTGGCCGCTGCCGTGATCATCGGCATCGTCCTGGCCGCCTTCATCCTCTGGCTCACCGGCTATTTCACCGGCACCGAGTCCAAGCCGACCAAGAACGTCGCCAAGACGTCGCTGACCGGCCCGGCCACCGTCGTGCTGTCCGGCATCGGCGTGGGCTTCGAGTCCGCGGTCTACACCGCCGCGACCATCGCCGGAGCGGTCTTCGTCCTGTTCACCCTCGGCGGTGGCTCGCTGATCTTCGCGCTGTTCCTGGTGGCCATGGCCGGCTGCGGCCTGCTCACCACGGTCGGCATGATCGTGGCGATGGACACCTTCGGCCCGGTCTCCGACAACGCCCAGGGCATCGCGGAGATGTCCGGCGACGTCGACGGCGAGGGCGCCCAGATCCTCACCGAGCTGGACGCGGTCGGCAACACCACCAAGGCCGTCACCAAGGGCATCGCGATCGCCACGGCCGTGCTGGCCGCGACGGCGCTGTTCGGGTCCTACTTCAACGCGATCACCAACGCGGTCGACTCGGTCGAGGACATCAACGACATGATGAACTCCCTGATCGTCTTCGACCCGCGGGCGCTGGTCGGCATCATCCTGGGTGGCTCGGTCGTCTTCATGTTCTCGGGCCTGGCGATCGATGCCGTGACCCGAGCGGCTGGGGCCATCGTCTTTGAGGTGCGCCGCCAGTTCCGGGAGAAGCCGGGCATCATGAACTTCACCGAGAAGCCCGACTACGCCCGCGTCGTCGACATCTGCACCCGCGACTCCCTGCGCGAGCTGGCCACCCCCGGCCTCCTGGCGATCCTGGCGCCGATCGCTGTCGGCTTCGGTCTGGGTGTCAGCGCGCTCGCCGGTTATCTGGCCGGTGCCATCGGCACGGGCGTGCTGATGGCGGTCTTCCTGGCCAACTCCGGTGGTGCATGGGACAACGCCAAGAAGATCGTCGAGGACGGGCACCACGGCGGCAAGGGCTCGCCGGCCCACGAGGCGACCGTCATTGGTGACACCGTCGGTGACCCGTTCAAGGACACCGCCGGCCCGGCCATCAACCCGCTGATCAAGGTGATGAACCTGGTGGCCCTGCTGATCGCACCGGCCGTTGTGGGGCTGACCTACGGCGACTCCGCCAACGACATCGTGCGCTGGCTGATCGCGCTCGCGGCCCTGGCCGCGATCGTGGGCTCGATCTGGTTCAGCAAGCGCCGCCCCACGGCGATCGGCGAGGAGACGCCGGAGCAGGCGCAGCAGCTCGGCTGA